One genomic segment of Apostichopus japonicus isolate 1M-3 chromosome 23, ASM3797524v1, whole genome shotgun sequence includes these proteins:
- the LOC139964960 gene encoding uncharacterized protein isoform X3: protein MYGDQVANNFLMKWEGTFPLHLEVHSMYSPTQLCGTFGLNLKEQKSLRNMHPGTVSLHWFTYCHLSTQGKVENAVEMTMSVTSSPGNQSEQMWKNMQRKANSAENSHTSWPLEAM, encoded by the exons ATGTATGGAGATCAGGTCGCCAAtaactttttgatgaaatgggAGGGTACATTCCCGCTTCATTTGGAAGTACATAGCATGTACTCACCAACTCAGCTCTGCGGGACCTTCGGTTTGAatttgaaggaacagaaaagtCTGAGG aACATGCATCCAGGTACGGTCTCTTTGCATTGGTTCACCTATTGCCATCTTTCAACACAAGGAAAAGTAGAAAATGCAGTCGAGATGACAATGTCCGTTACTTCATCGCCTGGCAACCA ATCGGAACAAATGTGGAAGAATATGCAAAGAAAAGCCAACTCAGCAGAAAACAGCCACACCTCTTGGCCATTGGAAGCAATGTGA
- the LOC139964960 gene encoding uncharacterized protein isoform X2: MILQDFEQMYGDQVANNFLMKWEGTFPLHLEVHSMYSPTQLCGTFGLNLKEQKSLRNMHPGTVSLHWFTYCHLSTQGKVENAVEMTMSVTSSPGNQSEQMWKNMQRKANSAENSHTSWPLEAM, encoded by the exons ATG ATTTTGCAAGACTTTGAGCAGATGTATGGAGATCAGGTCGCCAAtaactttttgatgaaatgggAGGGTACATTCCCGCTTCATTTGGAAGTACATAGCATGTACTCACCAACTCAGCTCTGCGGGACCTTCGGTTTGAatttgaaggaacagaaaagtCTGAGG aACATGCATCCAGGTACGGTCTCTTTGCATTGGTTCACCTATTGCCATCTTTCAACACAAGGAAAAGTAGAAAATGCAGTCGAGATGACAATGTCCGTTACTTCATCGCCTGGCAACCA ATCGGAACAAATGTGGAAGAATATGCAAAGAAAAGCCAACTCAGCAGAAAACAGCCACACCTCTTGGCCATTGGAAGCAATGTGA
- the LOC139964960 gene encoding uncharacterized protein isoform X1, producing MVAYHLFHRSIHILQDFEQMYGDQVANNFLMKWEGTFPLHLEVHSMYSPTQLCGTFGLNLKEQKSLRNMHPGTVSLHWFTYCHLSTQGKVENAVEMTMSVTSSPGNQSEQMWKNMQRKANSAENSHTSWPLEAM from the exons ATGGTAGCCTACCACTTATTTCATAGGTCTATTCAC ATTTTGCAAGACTTTGAGCAGATGTATGGAGATCAGGTCGCCAAtaactttttgatgaaatgggAGGGTACATTCCCGCTTCATTTGGAAGTACATAGCATGTACTCACCAACTCAGCTCTGCGGGACCTTCGGTTTGAatttgaaggaacagaaaagtCTGAGG aACATGCATCCAGGTACGGTCTCTTTGCATTGGTTCACCTATTGCCATCTTTCAACACAAGGAAAAGTAGAAAATGCAGTCGAGATGACAATGTCCGTTACTTCATCGCCTGGCAACCA ATCGGAACAAATGTGGAAGAATATGCAAAGAAAAGCCAACTCAGCAGAAAACAGCCACACCTCTTGGCCATTGGAAGCAATGTGA